The sequence CGGCGGCAAGGTATCCAATAAAATACTCGCGCCAGTTCCCCATCTCTCTCATCGGTGTGTCTCCTTATATTCTGATAATTATACTTCATTTTCTATTAAAAACGCAAGGTATGTTCACAATTTCGGGATTGCTCGGATAATTGCAGTTGACATGATCACCGTTTTCCAATAAAATATGTCCTATACAACTTGTAGAGGCATTTTGAGAACTGGAGATTGATTTGTAGAGGAGATCAAAATATAAAATGGCTAATAATATTTTTTCACCGGTAGAAACTGCTTATCCAATCAATAAAGCGCACGTCAACAGTCTGGATACATATCAGGCACAATACGCCGAATCAATTCAAGACCCAGAAGCATTCTGGGCAACGGTTGCGGAACGATTGACGTGGTATCAGAAATGGGATACGGTTAGCGATTATGACTTTGTTAACGCCGAGATTAAATGGTTTGAGGGTGGCACACTAAACGCTTGCTATAATTGCCTTGATCGACATGTAGAAACTGGACACGGTGATGCAACCGCTATTATTTGGGAGGGAAATGACCCGTCCGAAGATAAGACATTCAGTTTCAACGAACTCCTCGCCGAGGTCAAAAAATTCGCCAATGTGCTAAAAGCACAAGGCGTTGAAAAAGGCGACCGCGTCTGTATCTATTTACAAATGGTGCCAGAGTTGGCGATTGCGATGCTGGCGTGTGCGAGGATCGGTGCTGTCCATTCCATCGTTTTCGGTGCTTTTTCAGCCGAATCCCTTCGAGACAGGATTAATGACTCAGCGTGTAAAATGCTCATAACGCAGGACACTGCAATGCGCGGTCCCCGCAGCGATATACCGATGAAAGCGAATGCAGATGCCGCTGTGGCAGAATGCCCCTCTATTGAAAAAGTGGTCGTCGTAGAACGCACTGGGGATGCAGTCGATTTTGATGCCTCGCGCGATATCTGGTGGCATGAAGCAATGACAGATGTTGGCGCAGAATGTGAACCAACAGTGATGGATGCGGAAGATCCGCTCTTTATTCTGTATACCTCCGGCTCCACTGGAAAACCGAAGGGCGTTTTACATACAACAGGCGGCTATCTCGTTTATACATCTTACACGCATCAACAAATTTTCGATTATCACGAAGGCGATGTCTACTGGTGTACCGCCGACATCGGTTGGATTACGGGACACTCTTACATTATCTACGGTCCCCTTGCGAACCGCGCGATCAGCATCATGTTTGAAGGTGTGCCGAACTATCCAGACTTCGGACGTTTTTGGCAAGTTGTCGAGAAGCATAATATTAACATCTTCTACACCGCTCCAACGGCTTTGCGTGCCCTGATGAAGGAGGGTGATTCGTGGGTCGAGAAGTATGACAGATCTACGCTCAGGTTGCTCGGCACAGTCGGTGAACCGATTAAAGAGCCGGAATGGTTGTGGTACTATAACATCGTCGGCGAGAAACGGTGCCCAATCGTGGATACATGGTGGCAGACCGAAACGGGTGGGATTCTGATGACACCTCTACCGGCTGCAACACCGCTGAAACCCGGATCAGCGACGTTCCCATTCTTTGCCATTGAGCCAGTGATATTAGATGAGGAAGGAAATGAGGTTGAAGGGAACCCCGCGACGGGTTATCTCTGTATTAAAACAGCGTGGCCCGGTATCATGCGCACCGTTTACGGCGACCACGAACGTTTTGTTGATGTCTATTTTAGTAGGTTCCCCGGCTACTATATGACGGGCGATGGCGTGCTACGCGATGAAGATGGTTACTACTGGATTACGGGGCGCGTGGACGATGTCCTGAACGTTTCTGGGCACCGTTTAGGGACAGCGGAAGTCGAAGGCGCAATCGGTCAACACGCGGCAGTGGCTGAAGCAGCTGTCGTCGGTTACCCACACGATATCAAGGGACAAGGCATCTACGCGTATGTCACCCTCATGACCGGTGAGTCCGCATCTGACGATGTAGAAACAGGCATCAAACAAGCAGTCCGACAACAAATTGGACCTATCGCAACACCGGACAAGATCCAGTTTACACCCGC comes from Candidatus Poribacteria bacterium and encodes:
- the acs gene encoding acetate--CoA ligase, whose protein sequence is MANNIFSPVETAYPINKAHVNSLDTYQAQYAESIQDPEAFWATVAERLTWYQKWDTVSDYDFVNAEIKWFEGGTLNACYNCLDRHVETGHGDATAIIWEGNDPSEDKTFSFNELLAEVKKFANVLKAQGVEKGDRVCIYLQMVPELAIAMLACARIGAVHSIVFGAFSAESLRDRINDSACKMLITQDTAMRGPRSDIPMKANADAAVAECPSIEKVVVVERTGDAVDFDASRDIWWHEAMTDVGAECEPTVMDAEDPLFILYTSGSTGKPKGVLHTTGGYLVYTSYTHQQIFDYHEGDVYWCTADIGWITGHSYIIYGPLANRAISIMFEGVPNYPDFGRFWQVVEKHNINIFYTAPTALRALMKEGDSWVEKYDRSTLRLLGTVGEPIKEPEWLWYYNIVGEKRCPIVDTWWQTETGGILMTPLPAATPLKPGSATFPFFAIEPVILDEEGNEVEGNPATGYLCIKTAWPGIMRTVYGDHERFVDVYFSRFPGYYMTGDGVLRDEDGYYWITGRVDDVLNVSGHRLGTAEVEGAIGQHAAVAEAAVVGYPHDIKGQGIYAYVTLMTGESASDDVETGIKQAVRQQIGPIATPDKIQFTPALPKTRSGKIMRRILRKIAEGDISELGDTSTLADPTVVDALVEGRR